One Pseudoalteromonas espejiana DSM 9414 DNA window includes the following coding sequences:
- a CDS encoding metal-dependent hydrolase family protein, whose amino-acid sequence MKKRLLSASIACLCLSSLNAHAVTYLSAKAMLDVQTGKLIKAPLITIDNGVISAIETNKKPTLSKNDDHIELPQLTLMPGLMDMHVHLTSDPTVSRSQRLSQSVPRMAIKAAHFAKKTLEAGFTTLRNVGAEGYSVIAVRDGINAGDIVGPRIWAAGPSLGITGGHCDNNRLPPELKYTSTGVADGPWAARVKVRENIKYGANAIKFCATGGVFSKGTKVGVQQYSYDEMKAIVDEAHMRDLPVAAHAHGTSGIKTAIKAGVDSIEHASFLDDEAIALAKKHGTWLSMDIYNTEYTLSFGEQNGVDEENLNKERQVSKKQRDSFSRAVKAGVNMVFGTDAAIYPHGDNAKQFSRMVEFGMTELQAIQAATINSAKLLKMENTLGQLKAGFAADIIAVKDNPLNNISELERIPFVMKAGVVYKK is encoded by the coding sequence ATGAAAAAACGCCTACTTAGCGCCTCCATTGCATGTTTATGCTTAAGCAGCTTAAACGCCCATGCCGTTACTTACCTCTCTGCTAAAGCCATGCTTGACGTGCAAACCGGTAAACTCATAAAAGCTCCCCTTATTACTATTGATAATGGAGTGATAAGCGCAATCGAGACTAATAAAAAGCCAACGCTTAGCAAAAATGATGATCACATTGAACTTCCTCAGTTAACACTTATGCCAGGTTTAATGGATATGCATGTTCATTTAACTAGCGACCCTACTGTGTCGCGCAGCCAACGTTTGAGCCAATCAGTGCCACGTATGGCTATTAAGGCAGCGCACTTTGCTAAAAAAACACTCGAAGCTGGCTTTACTACACTTCGTAATGTTGGCGCTGAGGGCTACAGTGTTATTGCCGTGCGTGATGGCATTAACGCGGGTGATATTGTAGGTCCACGTATTTGGGCAGCGGGCCCATCGCTTGGTATTACAGGCGGACATTGTGATAATAACCGCTTACCGCCAGAGCTAAAATACACATCAACAGGCGTAGCCGACGGACCATGGGCAGCACGAGTTAAAGTACGCGAAAATATAAAATACGGTGCTAATGCAATTAAATTTTGCGCCACTGGCGGCGTTTTTTCTAAGGGTACTAAAGTAGGTGTACAGCAATATTCTTATGATGAAATGAAAGCCATTGTTGATGAAGCTCACATGCGCGACTTACCTGTGGCAGCACATGCACATGGTACCAGTGGTATTAAAACAGCCATTAAAGCAGGCGTAGATAGTATTGAGCATGCCAGCTTTTTAGACGATGAAGCCATAGCGCTTGCTAAAAAGCACGGTACATGGCTGTCTATGGATATTTACAATACCGAATACACGCTTAGTTTTGGCGAGCAAAATGGCGTAGATGAAGAAAACCTCAATAAAGAGCGTCAAGTATCTAAAAAACAACGCGATAGCTTTAGCCGTGCAGTAAAGGCTGGCGTTAATATGGTATTTGGTACCGATGCCGCTATTTATCCACACGGCGATAACGCAAAGCAGTTTTCTCGTATGGTTGAATTTGGAATGACCGAACTACAAGCTATTCAAGCCGCCACTATAAACAGTGCAAAGCTGTTAAAAATGGAAAATACACTTGGTCAGCTAAAGGCGGGCTTTGCTGCAGATATTATTGCAGTAAAAGACAACCCACTTAATAATATTAGTGAGCTTGAGCGCATCCCTTTTGTAATGAAAGCAGGTGTAGTTTATAAAAAATAA
- a CDS encoding DUF885 domain-containing protein codes for MKSIKLALVASGVMFALSGCISNGASENASTNVQSNTTSAKTAIVSELSNEQQLDVLVAQYYNESLTFKPINATYSGRSEFNDKFTPEISSKNRAKKASFYKKYQQRLAFIDKSQLTGQALLSYEILNRDLALKLEGMQFPTYMLPINQMAGSHNTFAGFGSGQSAQPFDTTEDYSNFIKRSEGFVAWLASVQRSMGEGLKQGISLPKPLAKKLQPQFAAHVVKRAEDSLFWGPIKNFPESFTSKQKEKITAQYRSLIMTQLVPAYKSMSDFLANEYIPNSRTTVGYSDLPNGKAWYEYQIKKNTTLSLSADEIHAIGLSEVSRILDEMKKVKQDVGFSGSLAEFFDHLRDSDEFYYNTPQELIAAYENVKQKIDSRVPLLFDIAPKAPYVVKAVEAYRAQSAAGASYAAPAPDGSRPGVFYINTFNLKAQPKFLLETLSIHEAAPGHHFQIALQQEIEGLPDFRKFGGYTVFAEGWALYAESLGKELGLFTDPYMWYGRLADEQLRAMRLVLDTGFHAKGWTRQQGIDYMLANSSMAKSDVIAEVERYIAWPGQALSYKLGEFKIKQLRDYAKKELGDKFDIKAFHTQILIDGALPMPILEEKIKRWVATQ; via the coding sequence ATGAAATCTATTAAATTAGCCTTAGTTGCCAGCGGTGTTATGTTTGCCTTAAGTGGCTGTATTAGCAATGGTGCAAGCGAAAACGCGAGCACTAACGTACAGTCAAACACCACCAGCGCAAAAACAGCTATTGTTTCAGAGCTCTCTAATGAGCAGCAGCTCGATGTGCTTGTAGCCCAATATTACAATGAATCTCTTACGTTTAAGCCAATAAACGCAACATATAGTGGCCGTAGTGAATTTAACGATAAGTTTACCCCAGAGATTTCATCTAAAAATCGTGCTAAAAAAGCCTCTTTTTATAAAAAGTATCAGCAGCGCCTTGCCTTTATTGATAAATCACAATTAACGGGTCAGGCACTTTTAAGCTACGAGATATTAAATCGCGATTTAGCACTTAAACTTGAAGGTATGCAATTTCCAACCTACATGTTGCCAATAAACCAAATGGCAGGCTCGCATAATACCTTTGCAGGTTTTGGCTCAGGGCAAAGCGCACAGCCATTTGATACCACCGAAGACTATAGTAACTTTATAAAGCGCAGCGAAGGTTTTGTAGCGTGGCTTGCAAGTGTTCAACGCTCAATGGGGGAAGGTTTAAAGCAAGGTATTTCATTACCAAAACCTTTAGCTAAAAAATTACAGCCGCAATTTGCAGCGCATGTTGTTAAACGTGCTGAAGACTCTTTATTTTGGGGGCCGATTAAAAACTTCCCTGAATCATTTACTTCAAAGCAAAAAGAGAAGATCACAGCACAGTACCGCTCACTTATTATGACGCAATTAGTACCGGCCTATAAAAGTATGAGTGACTTTTTAGCCAATGAGTATATTCCTAATAGTCGTACAACAGTTGGTTATAGTGATTTACCAAATGGCAAAGCCTGGTATGAATACCAAATTAAAAAAAATACCACGTTGAGCTTATCAGCAGATGAAATACACGCCATTGGCTTAAGTGAAGTGTCGCGTATTTTAGATGAAATGAAAAAAGTAAAACAAGATGTTGGGTTTAGTGGTTCATTGGCTGAGTTTTTTGATCACTTACGTGACTCAGACGAGTTTTATTACAATACACCACAAGAGCTAATAGCGGCTTATGAAAACGTTAAACAAAAAATAGATTCGCGCGTTCCATTATTATTTGATATTGCGCCTAAAGCGCCATACGTAGTAAAAGCGGTTGAAGCATACAGAGCGCAATCTGCTGCGGGTGCGTCTTATGCAGCCCCTGCACCTGATGGTTCTCGCCCGGGTGTTTTTTACATCAACACGTTTAATTTAAAAGCACAGCCAAAGTTTTTACTTGAAACACTCTCTATTCATGAAGCAGCTCCAGGGCATCATTTTCAAATTGCCTTACAGCAAGAAATTGAAGGCTTACCTGATTTTAGAAAGTTTGGCGGTTATACCGTATTTGCAGAGGGTTGGGCATTATATGCAGAAAGCCTAGGTAAAGAGCTTGGCTTATTTACCGACCCTTACATGTGGTACGGGCGTTTAGCCGATGAACAACTAAGAGCGATGCGTTTAGTGCTCGATACTGGCTTTCATGCAAAAGGTTGGACTCGCCAGCAAGGGATTGATTACATGTTGGCTAACTCATCAATGGCTAAAAGCGATGTAATTGCTGAGGTTGAGCGTTATATTGCATGGCCTGGCCAAGCCCTATCGTACAAGTTGGGGGAGTTTAAAATTAAACAGCTGCGCGACTACGCTAAAAAAGAGTTAGGCGATAAGTTTGATATTAAAGCGTTCCACACTCAAATTTTGATTGATGGTGCGTTACCTATGCCAATTTTAGAGGAAAAAATTAAACGTTGGGTTGCCACGCAGTAA
- a CDS encoding YcgN family cysteine cluster protein, which produces MFDQELANTQFWLKKSLRDMNQNEWEAICDGCGKCCLNTFIDSEDEDEFTATDQLREGEELIFTNIVCQYLDNNTCGCSEYENRQTLVPSCVKLTKANLKDIFFMPQSCSYRRLHEGRGLASWHPLLNNGEKSQMHELGISVKDKTVKDCDVKLDDFDLYIAEWPTKDCD; this is translated from the coding sequence ATGTTTGATCAAGAATTAGCAAATACACAGTTTTGGCTTAAAAAAAGTCTCAGGGACATGAACCAAAACGAATGGGAAGCTATTTGTGATGGGTGCGGAAAGTGTTGTTTAAACACCTTTATTGATAGCGAAGACGAAGACGAATTTACCGCTACCGATCAATTACGTGAAGGTGAAGAACTCATTTTTACAAATATTGTTTGCCAATATCTTGATAACAACACCTGTGGTTGTAGCGAATACGAAAATCGCCAAACTTTGGTGCCATCGTGCGTAAAGCTTACCAAAGCCAACCTTAAAGATATCTTTTTTATGCCGCAAAGCTGTAGCTATCGCCGATTACACGAAGGCCGTGGTTTAGCGTCGTGGCACCCGCTATTAAATAATGGCGAAAAATCACAAATGCATGAGCTAGGTATATCTGTTAAAGATAAAACAGTAAAAGACTGTGACGTAAAGCTTGATGACTTCGATTTATACATAGCTGAGTGGCCTACTAAGGATTGCGATTAA
- a CDS encoding RNA methyltransferase, with protein sequence MSDFKATIGLINPKSPTNVGGVLRAAGCYDAKQVFFTGSRYLNAKKFHTDTKNVVERIPLIGADNLQNVKPEGATVVIIELIEGATPLPDFKHPENAFYVFGPEDGSIPKDVLKWCDEVVYVPTIGCMNLAATCNVVLYDRLAKLGGVESSDSTIISSRDTNNKMKWDKA encoded by the coding sequence ATGAGCGATTTTAAAGCGACCATAGGCCTAATAAACCCTAAAAGCCCCACAAATGTAGGCGGTGTTTTGCGTGCCGCGGGTTGCTACGATGCAAAGCAAGTGTTCTTTACCGGTAGCCGTTATTTAAATGCTAAAAAGTTTCATACTGATACTAAAAACGTTGTTGAGCGAATTCCCTTAATTGGCGCTGATAATCTGCAAAACGTTAAACCCGAAGGTGCAACTGTCGTAATTATTGAGCTAATTGAAGGCGCGACGCCTTTGCCTGACTTTAAACACCCAGAAAATGCTTTTTATGTATTTGGCCCTGAAGACGGCTCTATCCCAAAAGATGTTTTAAAATGGTGTGATGAAGTAGTGTATGTACCAACAATAGGGTGTATGAACCTGGCTGCTACTTGTAATGTTGTACTGTATGACCGTTTAGCTAAGCTTGGCGGCGTAGAGAGCAGTGATTCAACCATTATTAGTTCCCGCGACACCAATAACAAAATGAAGTGGGATAAAGCATAA
- a CDS encoding substrate-binding periplasmic protein, with translation MRVLLILFLFSPFCFAQVPVTYMQGDTSHTVIGERYKSGYLFSAPNSTKTIHVVTEDWPPYIGNKLCNKGWVYQFSAAIFNSAGYSVYIEFVPWARAVRAVELGKADILMPEYYIEDTAPSDYVPNQTRRKLLGLSNAFEGGNIGFLKRKGEPDRFNGNLKSLKGSRIGVVRGYQNTPEFDAMMDNDEFIIINAVDDLQLVKLLAAKRVDLIIGDPSVLIYSVKYSNLSDSAKQSLLSAIEPETTAIQYNPLYFAISKSTTDWLGILEDINTALYKFKNSGETLRLKNTLLNECG, from the coding sequence ATGCGCGTACTTTTAATTTTGTTTTTATTTTCACCTTTTTGTTTTGCTCAGGTCCCTGTGACTTATATGCAAGGCGACACATCCCACACTGTAATAGGTGAGCGCTATAAATCGGGTTATTTATTTAGCGCCCCTAACAGCACTAAAACTATTCACGTTGTTACCGAAGATTGGCCGCCTTATATAGGCAACAAGCTGTGTAATAAAGGCTGGGTGTATCAATTTAGCGCTGCAATTTTTAATAGTGCAGGGTATAGCGTTTATATCGAATTTGTTCCGTGGGCAAGGGCTGTGCGTGCCGTTGAATTAGGTAAAGCTGACATTTTAATGCCAGAATATTATATCGAAGATACAGCGCCTTCTGACTACGTACCAAACCAAACGCGTCGTAAATTATTAGGGCTATCAAATGCATTTGAGGGCGGTAATATCGGCTTTTTAAAACGCAAAGGCGAGCCCGACAGATTCAATGGTAATTTAAAGTCACTTAAAGGTTCGCGTATTGGTGTAGTAAGGGGGTATCAAAACACCCCAGAGTTTGATGCCATGATGGATAACGACGAATTTATTATTATTAATGCCGTAGACGATTTACAGCTTGTTAAGCTACTAGCAGCAAAGCGGGTAGATTTAATTATTGGCGATCCGAGCGTTTTAATTTACTCAGTAAAATACTCAAACCTATCTGATAGTGCAAAACAGTCTTTACTCAGCGCTATAGAGCCCGAAACAACCGCTATTCAATATAACCCCTTATATTTTGCTATTAGTAAAAGCACAACAGATTGGCTTGGTATTTTAGAAGATATAAACACAGCGTTATACAAATTTAAAAATAGCGGAGAAACGCTTAGGCTTAAAAACACCTTACTAAATGAGTGTGGTTAA
- the fucP gene encoding L-fucose:H+ symporter permease — protein sequence MSEINTNQSFAVKEQQNKNYLLPLTAMTTLFFLWGFITVLNDVLIPRLKGVFDLSYFEAMLVQFCFFGAYFIVSIPAGILVKQLGYKKGILTGLVIASIGCMLFYPAVVVHEYWLFLGALFVLASGVTVLQVSANPYVAALGPEKTASSRLNLAQALNALGTTVGPYVGGILFFGTAGTLAASAASAESVKVPYLMLAVALLVIAIVFAFVKLPDIESHKEENNPVNESRSLTQAPHLTMGVVAIFCYVGGEVAIGSFLVNFFGEAHIAGLEEHAAAALISYYWGGAMVGRFIGSALLQKIAPSKALAFNAVMVIALLQVTIFTQGNVALYAVLAIGLFNSIMFPTIFSVAIEKLGSLTSKGSGWLCLAIVGGALVPLLQGYIADVVNIQLSFFVPLLCYVFIAWYGLNVVRLAKKW from the coding sequence GTGAGTGAAATAAATACTAATCAATCATTTGCGGTCAAAGAGCAACAAAATAAAAATTACCTGTTACCACTGACTGCAATGACCACACTGTTCTTTTTATGGGGCTTTATTACCGTTTTAAACGACGTGCTAATTCCCCGTTTAAAGGGCGTTTTTGACCTATCTTACTTTGAAGCAATGCTTGTTCAGTTTTGCTTTTTTGGTGCCTACTTTATTGTCTCTATTCCGGCTGGAATTTTAGTTAAACAACTAGGCTACAAAAAAGGAATTTTAACTGGGCTGGTAATAGCATCAATCGGCTGTATGTTGTTTTACCCAGCGGTTGTAGTGCACGAATATTGGTTGTTTTTAGGAGCGCTATTTGTTTTAGCCTCGGGCGTAACCGTTTTACAAGTTTCTGCAAACCCTTATGTGGCCGCTTTAGGTCCTGAAAAAACAGCATCGTCTAGGCTTAACCTAGCACAAGCACTTAATGCGCTTGGTACAACTGTTGGCCCTTATGTAGGCGGTATATTATTTTTTGGTACAGCCGGTACACTCGCAGCCAGTGCTGCAAGCGCTGAGTCGGTTAAAGTGCCTTACTTAATGTTAGCTGTTGCACTACTTGTAATCGCGATTGTTTTTGCCTTTGTAAAACTCCCTGATATAGAGAGCCACAAAGAAGAAAACAACCCTGTAAACGAGTCTCGCTCGCTTACTCAAGCACCTCATTTAACAATGGGTGTTGTAGCAATATTTTGTTATGTTGGCGGCGAAGTTGCAATTGGTAGTTTTTTAGTTAACTTTTTTGGTGAAGCACACATAGCCGGGCTTGAAGAGCATGCAGCAGCTGCCCTTATTAGTTATTACTGGGGTGGGGCTATGGTAGGGCGTTTTATTGGATCCGCTTTATTACAAAAAATAGCGCCGTCTAAAGCGCTGGCGTTTAATGCGGTTATGGTTATTGCATTGCTACAGGTTACCATTTTTACCCAAGGTAATGTGGCTTTGTATGCTGTGCTTGCGATAGGGTTATTTAACTCTATTATGTTTCCGACTATTTTTTCTGTTGCAATTGAAAAGCTTGGCTCTTTAACAAGTAAAGGTTCAGGCTGGTTATGTTTAGCTATTGTCGGTGGTGCGTTAGTGCCGCTACTGCAAGGTTACATTGCAGATGTAGTTAATATTCAACTAAGCTTTTTTGTACCGCTACTATGTTATGTGTTTATAGCATGGTACGGTTTAAACGTTGTTCGCCTCGCTAAAAAGTGGTAA
- a CDS encoding methyl-accepting chemotaxis protein, with protein sequence MINSLKFTSKVTIAASVVLVMVLGLFTINNYIAMRNQTQQQLDLVLKQNSESVSQNIASWLNAKLAIVKSIAHTHQANDAKQLTLSQLNTAEFAGDFKNTYIGKPSGVFILNDQSVLLPADFDATSRPWYKLVENKSTTAFTTPYIDVTTNELTISAVVPIQSNGVFSGVAGADIDMQTVSKIINDIDFLGLGYGFLLDNNGQVLSHPNSKLNLKTTTDLFGKRTPLNSEFTQYEFDGESQLVSFTKIRGIDNVDWYLGVVINQEQAFASVSRFGTTAAIYMVLGIVAIVVLMQFLLRFLMQPMLRLNDAIEDIAQGEGDLTKRLEVENNDEFGQLSHSFNIFIEKIQRSIEQVKITTTQLDIVIASVVTQTHASLAMYDDQTKRTDSVALAVNNFSHTATSIANNASEASEIAKNADQHSTQNQQTLNQSVNSIHQLSDNMEQAQQTINSLNAHTVSIGQVLEVIKGVSEQTNLLALNAAIEAARAGEAGRGFAVVADEVRQLAHRTKQSTQEIEDTVSQLQKGSNHAVELMKTSLQDSEKSVEQAEAVSHLMGQIIESIKQINGANHSVADATVEQNDMVKSLHCDIKSMSELSLQGQNNLQSTLNECTKLKQQFSDLEHMVQKFKV encoded by the coding sequence ATGATTAACTCTCTTAAATTTACCTCTAAAGTTACTATTGCCGCATCTGTAGTATTAGTTATGGTGTTGGGTTTGTTTACTATTAATAACTATATCGCTATGCGTAACCAAACGCAGCAACAGCTAGATTTAGTATTAAAGCAAAATTCAGAGTCAGTTTCTCAAAATATAGCAAGCTGGTTAAATGCAAAGCTTGCAATTGTAAAATCAATAGCTCATACCCACCAAGCAAACGATGCCAAACAATTAACACTCTCTCAGCTTAATACTGCAGAGTTTGCCGGTGATTTTAAAAATACTTACATTGGTAAACCCAGTGGCGTGTTTATATTAAATGATCAGAGCGTTTTGCTCCCTGCTGATTTTGACGCCACATCTCGCCCTTGGTATAAGTTAGTTGAAAACAAATCAACCACAGCCTTTACCACGCCATACATTGATGTAACCACCAATGAACTGACCATCTCTGCTGTAGTGCCTATTCAATCTAATGGCGTTTTTAGTGGCGTAGCCGGTGCTGATATAGACATGCAAACGGTGAGTAAAATAATTAACGACATTGACTTTTTAGGGTTAGGTTACGGTTTTTTACTTGATAATAATGGCCAAGTGTTAAGTCACCCAAACAGCAAGTTAAACTTAAAAACAACCACCGATTTATTTGGAAAACGTACACCTTTAAATAGTGAGTTTACCCAATATGAATTTGATGGAGAGTCGCAATTAGTCTCTTTTACAAAAATACGTGGCATAGATAATGTAGATTGGTATTTAGGGGTTGTGATCAACCAAGAGCAAGCCTTTGCAAGTGTATCGCGCTTTGGGACTACAGCTGCCATATACATGGTGTTAGGTATTGTAGCTATTGTTGTGTTGATGCAATTTTTATTACGTTTTCTAATGCAACCAATGCTGCGTTTAAATGATGCTATTGAAGATATAGCGCAAGGTGAAGGAGACTTAACTAAGCGCCTTGAGGTTGAAAACAACGATGAATTTGGACAGCTGAGTCATTCATTTAACATTTTTATAGAAAAAATACAGCGCTCTATTGAGCAAGTAAAAATAACCACAACGCAGCTCGATATCGTTATTGCAAGTGTAGTAACACAAACGCACGCATCACTTGCTATGTATGACGACCAAACAAAGCGTACTGATAGTGTGGCTTTGGCGGTTAATAACTTTTCTCATACAGCAACATCAATTGCTAATAATGCCAGTGAAGCCTCAGAAATTGCAAAAAACGCTGATCAGCACTCTACCCAAAACCAACAAACGTTAAATCAAAGCGTTAATAGTATTCATCAGCTTTCAGATAATATGGAGCAAGCTCAACAAACAATTAATAGCCTAAACGCGCATACAGTCAGTATTGGTCAAGTTTTAGAGGTTATAAAAGGAGTGAGCGAACAAACAAATTTACTTGCTTTGAATGCCGCTATTGAAGCTGCAAGAGCGGGCGAAGCCGGTCGTGGTTTTGCGGTAGTAGCCGACGAAGTACGCCAATTAGCACATCGCACTAAGCAATCAACGCAAGAAATAGAAGATACCGTAAGTCAACTGCAAAAAGGTTCAAACCATGCGGTTGAGTTGATGAAAACCAGCCTGCAAGATAGTGAAAAAAGTGTTGAACAAGCCGAGGCTGTTAGCCATCTTATGGGACAAATTATTGAGTCGATTAAACAAATTAATGGTGCTAACCATAGTGTGGCAGATGCAACGGTTGAACAAAACGACATGGTTAAGTCACTACATTGTGATATTAAAAGTATGAGTGAGCTATCGCTTCAGGGTCAAAATAACTTACAAAGCACCCTTAACGAATGCACTAAACTAAAACAACAATTTAGTGATTTAGAACATATGGTCCAAAAGTTTAAGGTATAA
- a CDS encoding GGDEF domain-containing protein: MPKKSAASQSWLSLINIDKVYSSDKQRQAFSLFTMIAIAIIVITMLVVSNYDVYSPILTMSLIAVNITIIMGTVYFIKTAKLEVVALISMGIVFIMCVALTYTGGKENTALYWLMFYPVVCFASLGVSRGALLGASLLVCCTFILYGPDFGQVEYGGVEKSRFLASFTLVFIFSFIGEYFRYKSHMAIADITLSQTQDAYTDQLTGGANRRFITAHFLKLAAKTPENYLPFSVLLLDLDYFKRLNDTYGHDFGDTVLIEFTKLLDSQFPMSCVKARYGGEEFVVILPKETAQAATKIADDFRQCVAKQAILTNDNKRVFITCSIGVAQVNNIDDYSQALKQADENLYKAKELGRNKVVSKYS, from the coding sequence ATGCCTAAAAAATCTGCTGCGTCGCAAAGTTGGCTTAGCCTAATTAATATAGATAAAGTTTACAGCTCAGATAAACAGCGCCAAGCTTTTTCATTATTCACGATGATAGCAATCGCTATTATCGTTATAACCATGTTGGTAGTGTCTAACTACGATGTGTATTCGCCTATTCTTACTATGTCGTTAATTGCCGTCAATATTACTATTATTATGGGCACTGTTTATTTTATAAAAACAGCAAAACTTGAAGTGGTAGCACTAATTAGCATGGGTATTGTGTTTATTATGTGCGTAGCGCTTACCTATACAGGAGGTAAAGAAAACACAGCTCTTTACTGGTTGATGTTCTACCCTGTAGTGTGTTTTGCATCGCTTGGTGTGAGCCGCGGCGCTTTGCTTGGTGCGAGTTTATTGGTTTGTTGTACTTTTATTTTATACGGACCAGACTTTGGGCAAGTAGAATACGGAGGTGTTGAAAAGTCACGCTTTTTAGCATCCTTTACCTTGGTGTTTATTTTTTCATTTATAGGCGAGTACTTTAGGTACAAAAGCCATATGGCGATTGCTGACATAACGCTTTCGCAAACTCAAGATGCCTACACAGATCAGCTTACGGGAGGCGCGAATAGGCGTTTTATAACAGCTCACTTTTTAAAATTAGCAGCTAAAACGCCTGAAAACTATTTACCCTTTTCAGTTTTATTACTCGATTTAGATTATTTTAAACGCTTAAACGATACGTATGGGCACGACTTTGGTGATACTGTTTTAATTGAATTTACCAAATTGTTAGATTCTCAATTTCCAATGTCGTGTGTTAAAGCGCGTTATGGCGGCGAAGAGTTTGTGGTTATTTTACCAAAAGAAACAGCCCAAGCAGCAACTAAAATAGCGGATGATTTTCGCCAATGTGTTGCTAAACAAGCTATTTTAACCAACGACAATAAGCGGGTGTTTATTACTTGCAGCATCGGCGTTGCACAAGTTAATAATATTGATGATTACAGCCAAGCGCTTAAACAAGCTGACGAGAATTTATACAAAGCAAAAGAGCTGGGCCGCAATAAGGTTGTATCAAAGTACAGTTAA
- a CDS encoding DsbA family protein, translating to MTQNKLIYVHDPMCSWCWGYKPTWLKLKSELQPILEIEYRVGGLAPDSQEPMPLAMRDMLKGTWEKINAMLGTRFNYDFWQQCEPRRSTYPACRAALIARAHNKEPQMIEAIQHAYYLNAQNPSDETTLIALADTIGLDKQKFTDDLTSQSLNNQLTDELAFTRSLPIRGFPSLVLITNDTAIPIEINYTDHQQTINKIKSILGRVDLC from the coding sequence ATGACTCAAAATAAACTCATTTATGTACACGACCCAATGTGTAGCTGGTGCTGGGGATATAAGCCAACCTGGTTAAAGCTAAAAAGTGAATTACAGCCAATTCTTGAAATAGAGTACAGAGTAGGCGGGCTTGCCCCCGATAGCCAAGAGCCAATGCCTTTAGCCATGCGCGATATGCTAAAAGGTACATGGGAGAAAATTAACGCGATGCTAGGCACGCGCTTTAACTACGACTTTTGGCAGCAATGTGAGCCAAGGCGCTCAACATACCCTGCTTGTAGGGCTGCGCTTATTGCAAGAGCACATAACAAAGAGCCGCAAATGATAGAGGCCATTCAGCATGCTTATTATCTAAATGCACAAAATCCATCGGATGAAACCACGCTTATTGCTCTGGCAGACACTATAGGCCTTGATAAACAAAAGTTTACAGATGATCTCACGTCTCAGTCGTTAAATAATCAGTTAACCGACGAGCTTGCCTTTACGCGTAGCTTGCCTATTCGTGGTTTTCCATCTTTGGTGTTAATAACCAACGATACAGCCATCCCTATTGAAATAAACTACACAGATCATCAGCAAACAATTAATAAAATTAAGTCTATATTAGGGCGTGTTGATCTTTGTTGA